The Streptomyces collinus DNA segment CAGCACCGATGCCAGCACGATGACGTTCATGATCTGGCCGGTGTGCGGGATCCCGAGACTGTCGAGGGCGGCCACGTAGGAGCCCTTGTCCGTGACCGCCTCGCTGTCCCAGGGCACCAGGCAGACGACGACGAAGATCGACCCGAGGTAGAACACGGCGATGCGCCAGATGATGCTGTTGGTCGATGTGGTCACCGCCCGCCTCGGGTCCTCCGACTCGGCAGCCGCCAGGGTCGCGATCTCACTGCCCATGAAGGAGAAGACGACCAGGGTCACACCGGTGAGGACCGCGCCGGGCCCGTTGGGCAGGAAGCCGCCGTGCCCCGTCAGGTTGCCGAGCCCGGCCTGGGGGCTGTCGACACCCGGCAGCACGTGGAAGACCGCCAGCGCGCCGATGACGATGAACGCCCCGATGGCGACGACCTTGATGCCGGCGAACCAGAACTCGAACTCACCGTAGGAGCCGACCGAGACGAGGTTCGTGGCGGTCAGCACCACCATCACGACGAGCGACCACGCCCATTGGGGCACGGCGGGTATCCAGCCCTCCAGGATCACGGCTCCCGCGGTCGCCTCGATGGCGAGGACCACGACCCAGAAGAACCAGTACAACCAGCCGATGGTGAACCCGGCCCAGGGCCCGAGTGCCCGGTCGGCGTGGGCGGAGAAGGAGCCGGAGGCGGGGTGGGCCGCGGACATCTCGCCGAGCATGCGCAGCACGCAGACGACGAGCAGACCCACCAGGGCGTACGACAGGAGGATGCCGGGCCCCGTGATCGCGATGCTGGTGCTGGAGCCGACGAAGAGACCGGCGCCGATGACACCGCCGATGGCGATCATCGACAGGTGGCGGTTCTTCAGCCCGGCTTTCAGGGCCGGAGCGGCCGGTTCGTGCGGGGGCGCGCCGGGCTGAGCGGCGACCTTGTCGGGTGAAGCGGTCATGGAACGTCCTCGGATGCGTCGTTGGGGTGGGGTGCGCCCCGGCGGGTCGACTCCGGCCGCCGGGTGGTTCAACCGGCCGTCGGGTGGATCAAGGGCGTGGCCGCGCACCGTGGTTGCGCGGGGGCCCGGCCGGTCGGGCCCCCGCGCGGCGTGCGGACCGGCCGACCGGTCTCCCGCGCGGCCTGCGGACCGGCCTGCCGGTCCCCGCGCGGCGTGCTGCCGACGGGGCGGCCCCGTCGTCTTCCTTGTGCGGCGGCGGTGGGCCGTGCCGGGGGGACAACCAGCCTAGGAGGGCTGCGCATCGATCTGGAAGGCCAGTTTCTTCGCAGAGGCAGGCACTGCGGGACATCCCATGACAACCTGTGCATGCACTCTTTCTTTATGCCCCCCTAAACAAAAGCGACCTACAGGAAATCCTGGGTCCTCTGAAAAGATGGGCCGGGCGTGCACCACAACTCCCGTAGCCCGCTCCGTTTCTGATGCAACGGCGCGGGCTCGCACGCTCAAAGAGAACCGTGGATAGAGGCGATTGTTGTGACCGAGCAGAGCCAGATCTACCTGGCGGACACCTACGCGTACGAGGCCGACACCGAAATCATCGGAATCGACGCGTCCTCCGCGCGAGTACGGATTGCTCTCGCTCGGAACATCTTTCATCCGCAGGGAGGGGGGCAGCCCCATGACCGCGGCACAGTCGCGGGCATGGAGGTCACCCCCTGCAAGGACGCGGCATCCGGATGGGTCTG contains these protein-coding regions:
- a CDS encoding amino acid permease yields the protein MTASPDKVAAQPGAPPHEPAAPALKAGLKNRHLSMIAIGGVIGAGLFVGSSTSIAITGPGILLSYALVGLLVVCVLRMLGEMSAAHPASGSFSAHADRALGPWAGFTIGWLYWFFWVVVLAIEATAGAVILEGWIPAVPQWAWSLVVMVVLTATNLVSVGSYGEFEFWFAGIKVVAIGAFIVIGALAVFHVLPGVDSPQAGLGNLTGHGGFLPNGPGAVLTGVTLVVFSFMGSEIATLAAAESEDPRRAVTTSTNSIIWRIAVFYLGSIFVVVCLVPWDSEAVTDKGSYVAALDSLGIPHTGQIMNVIVLASVLSCLNSGVYTASRMAYSLGERGDAPGAFARVTDRGVPRTAIIASVMFGFVAVFLNYRFPETVFLFLVNSSGAVALFVWLVICFSHLRMRKILQREAPERLVVKMWLYPYLTWATAAVIVFVLGYMLTDAEHDGRRTVLLSLLVAAVVLAVALVRKPGRPRAGTDGTAD